The Arachis hypogaea cultivar Tifrunner chromosome 14, arahy.Tifrunner.gnm2.J5K5, whole genome shotgun sequence DNA window TTGATTGCTTCCTCCAGCTCCTTcaaaagtttccagttatcactTGCTCTGGAATAACAATTTCAAACACCAATGGCTGGTTTTCATGCTTTTTTTTATTAGTGAATGAAAATACACTATATCATTTAGAATAGGGGAGTTTACCTGTTATAGCGTTCAAATACAAGGACAATTAATGGGCTGGGATGGAAAGCAAAATTCTCCCACTCCAAACAGTTGATCTCTTGAACCCAGTAATCTTCAGTCTCTCCTTCCCAATCGATTTCATAACCATCTTCTCCGACAACATTCTTGATTGGATGCTGCTCAAAATACTCAGAAGCTCTGATTCCCCACCCAACATCTGCATCCACTGGCCAGTTTTCACTTTCTTCCTCAATCACCATATTCTTTACCCTGTCGTCATCATCTTcgtcatcttcctcttcttcattgTCCTTCTTCACCTCCTCTTcaccatcatcgtcatcatcatcactgCTTTTGGATTCAGAATTGCCACGGACTCTATCCTTCGTTATGTTTTCTGGATCCTCCAAAACATCTGATTTTTGCTGCCGAATTGTTTCAAATGTGCGTTCAAGCGAACCACGTATGTAATCTTCCACTGCCATTGCTTCACTTCTACGACCACGCCTTGGCTTCCTTGGAATTGTTGAAGGGAAGGCATCAGCAGAACCTATTTTACCATTGCCAGATGCCACATCTTTTGAGGACTGTGTTCTTGCCTTAGGCCTAGCTCTTTTGTTAGAGCCAGGTTTAGGTTCACAATCATATTCAGTATTTGAAGGAGATTCTCCTGAAGCATAGCAAGATAACTGCTTCCATGTGCAATGGGTAGATACAGGTGAATGAAACAAGAATCCCAAACGAGTAATGGCATGACTAGATTCTAAACTAGAATTCTGAACATTAACTGATGATAATGGACGCAAACAAGCATCCATTTTTGTGGTACAAAAAGGAGAAGGGCATCTAAGAAGGACATTAGTTTGGAGATACAGCATTTTGATTACTTTACTGTAAAGCAACCAATCAAGCAGGACACAAGGTTGTCATTGAAAACACATTTTAAGCTTCTGTCTGCCTGTTTCTGCTTAGCCTGGTGTCAAAGAAGAAAAGGAGAAGTGTATCACTATCATAATTCATAAAACAAAGGCTTTGGCTGCATTTAATGCACGACTACGTAAAGAGAACAGAACATATTAAAATCACAAAATTCCAAGAACTTTTCACCAAGTAAAACAGAATTAAACAAACATGAGTACGAAACAGAAGAACCCCATCCCCGACTAGCGGGCAATGCATGCAACAGCACATGTAGTTTCATAGAAGTAGTgattaattgaaattttgaaagaCCGTGGAGGAATCTTCtataaagcatttcatcaaacacctggTGTGCTCTGAGCGCCTAGCAGAAAATCATGTATAGCgctgtctttttttattttttgtctattCATTGATAAagaattaaaggcctaaaaaaacatcttaaaaacccttagttcaatttttttttttatgtcgaACCCTTAGTTCATTTTGAagataaaattttatttctatttaattaacttaattatagGTGGATTCTTTTGGAAACAACCCCTTTtctgaggagctggagcaaacaTTAAATAAAGAACTCAATGATATTTTTGATAGAGAAGAAACCTTTTGCATGTAGAAATCAAGGCAAAAATGGGTTGGAGGGAGATAGAAATAATAGATACCAAAACCATCATAAGAAGAGGAAAGAACAAGAATTTAAAGTGGAGAAACACAAACCGAAACTGGATAGAAGAAACACTAAAGACCCATATCATCTCCCACAAATTATAACATACTACACAATGAATTCAGGTTGAATGGTATGAATGCAAGGAAATCATTTAGGATTTATAGGGAAAGATGATAAGTAGAATTTGAAAGATGTTTTGAGAAAAGCATTACAGGCAAATTGATTTCTTTTTCAGTACACAGTAGAAAATATTTAGCATAAGATAGGAAAGAAAAAAGGAACATCACCCCTGAAAGTTTCATGTATCGAAAAAAACGATTGACCCATAAGAGTGCGTGCAAGGTGAAAattttagagataatataatacaAACCAAGTTTTGCTTTGGTCCTAATAGATTTAACCTGAGATACACTGCATAAAGCATATACCAATATAGATAAAAACAATATACATgatgaaaatatatatattctgCACAATCAAAAGCTCATAGGCCAAATCAGTGATAATTTTGACCTGatcaaaaaagatatatataaaactGGATAACAGTGGTATCAAAACAGTTGTTGATCAAAGAAACTGGTGTTAACACATAAATGTCATCAAACAAATTAGATTTAGTATCTTGTATAGTGTgatatgataaagaaaaagctaCATAATATCACATAATCTGGGAAAAAACAACCTTAGACTTTGCGTAGAAGAAGAAATCACTGTATTCTCAGCAAAGAAAGGGGGTATATGAAGCAGAATAAAGAGAGTGAAGTAGAGGATATAGAATGAGCTATCTCTAACTCATTCAGCGCAATGACTGCTTATAACATATTTATCTAGATGGTTCTTGTGTCCCACGTCAGCCCTATTGAAGCAACAGCAAAAAAGGTTTTATGATGTAAAAGACAAAAGAGATATGTAATTAGAAAACCCACTGTCAGACATtacacaataaataaaattagtcCAAGGAATGATCTCAAAGTCAACATCTATATCTTCATCATACAAATTCGGAGCTTGACCAATAACTGTCTATGTAAGAATACTGCCTAGGTAAGAATCAAATCAATCAATACTAAGAATCAAATCTATTcttacagcaacaaattcaactcatTGATAATTTTTAACAACAAATTCAACCATGATAATTTTCGGCAACAAAAAATTTAGATCCAAAGATGATTTACAGCAACAAAAATTTTAGCTAAGTTATTATTTCAGTAAGACAGCAACAAATTAAGATTTAGTGATAATaatcagcaacaaattcaactcagTGATGATTTTCATCAACCAAAAAATTAGCTCATTGATATttccagcaacaaattcaacttacAGCAACAAATTCAGCAGCAACAAGGCAAATTAATTGATTAGCAATTCAACAACATCTCAAAATACAGGGAGAATGAAAACCTGGAAAAGACAGAACAGGGGAAGCGATGATGCAGGGATTCACCAAACGTCCACGGTCCACGGTGACTCGGCGACGGCGAGGACCCGAAACCACAAGACGACGAGCGACGGAAGGCGACGACCCCACGAGTTGCTTCTGTAGCCGGCGACGAGACGAGACGAACGACGAGACGCCGACGAGAGTGACTAAGACAACTCGAGTGAGACTGAGAGAGACGCTAGTGGGCTAGTGgtagtgagagagaagagagagtttgagTCAGAAATGGGAGTGAGAGAGAGACGTTCCCCGGTGAGTCAGAAGAGTTGGGGTTTTGGTTGGGAGTACAGTTAATAACGTGGTTTTGCTGGGTCTTGGATCTGGGTGGGATCGATagcaaaaaaaaaggaagaggcaaccatgcatggctttttaatatgtatttttttagatGGAAATTCAGGTacagtcaacttcacgtgaagttgatacctgagagccgttagataatttgactgatttgactaaattttcatctaacggctctcagatatcaattttacgtaaagtcgacttcacctgagttttcaccatttttttattattataattgggCTTAATAGAATTGTAGCTAATATGCTTTTTTGGATCACttgaatttttcttcttttttttttggttaaattaatttataaatttaaattattttaagatttttgaaaagttacATAAATTAGCTTCATTTTTTCCTATAAATGAGCTTTCATATACAATGAAGACATCTTTCGTTTTTTTTTAGTACgatgagaaaaaatattttaactattttaaaaagAATGGACCAAGTAGAAATTAGTGGAAAA harbors:
- the LOC112744469 gene encoding thioredoxin-like fold domain-containing protein MRL7 homolog, chloroplastic → MLYLQTNVLLRCPSPFCTTKMDACLRPLSSVNVQNSSLESSHAITRLGFLFHSPVSTHCTWKQLSCYASGESPSNTEYDCEPKPGSNKRARPKARTQSSKDVASGNGKIGSADAFPSTIPRKPRRGRRSEAMAVEDYIRGSLERTFETIRQQKSDVLEDPENITKDRVRGNSESKSSDDDDDDGEEEVKKDNEEEEDDEDDDDRVKNMVIEEESENWPVDADVGWGIRASEYFEQHPIKNVVGEDGYEIDWEGETEDYWVQEINCLEWENFAFHPSPLIVLVFERYNRASDNWKLLKELEEAIKVYWNAKNRLPPRAVKIDINIERDMAYALKVKECPQILFLRGHKVVYREKELRSADELVQMIAFFYYNAKKPAWIDDKALPRFRF